CATCTCTTGTCTTCTCCAAGCTTTCTGCAGTTATAGTTGTCAAGCCAATGGGACGAACTGATTTCTCTGCTACTTCTTCATTCACAATTTCTTTcaacaattttacaatttgctCCTACCACATCAGCCGATTGTACTGTAAGTCattgtattttatatgttatttagtcatactaaataaataaaaaccatagCCATAGGCatagaaatacaaatataaacatGCATACCTTTTTCTCTTCCTTATTATCATATTAACATGCATAAAAAACTTGTCGAGGTGTGATTCCACTAGCATCTTTCCAGTCCCTTAGATTTCTGACTGATCCATATTCACTCGTAGCATCACAATTTGTTAATAAAAGGCCACAAAATGAAGTAAATTCCAACCTCTTTTGTCCACTCTTTCACAACAATCTGGACAATAAGACAGAATCTTTCTTACTAAGGCTCCATAGCCTTCCCTGGCTGCCATAAGAAGGGGTGTCATCCCCCACTTTTTATCACCTATATAAGCAACAGATATATCCCATTTTAACAGCTCTCCCAGAACTGCATTGTGACCCAAGTGTGCAGCATAGTGAAGAGGGGTGTGTCCATTTTCATCTGTTTTCTTTGTCAAATTCCCTTTCTTATCTAGTATTATCCTTGTACCCCCTAAAtccaccaaaaagaaaaagtcaatGGTTCTattctttgtttatttcaaacaaaaaaaaaattggaacttACTTAACTTAATTGGATCTCTAACCATAGCTGTTGCATGCAAAGCTGTTCTACCGTGGGGGCCACCATGAGcagttgattttgatttatctAATAATATACTCAGCAAGCGCCGACTTCCTCTCCTAGCTGCTAAGTAAAGTGGAGTTTCGTGGTTTATATTGGCAAAATATGGAAAATCAGGGTCTTCATGCTCCAGCAATGCTTGCACCACTTCAACATGGCCATACCGTGTTGCTATATGTAAAGCCGTATTGGATTCTTGATCCGTATGTCTGATCATCTCCCTCACTGCATTCAGTTGATCCATTCCCAGCTTCTCTAAATCTTCATCAATAACTTTTGCACAAAACATGATTAGAAGTCGTACAATAGTAGAACCTCCATTCCTTGTTGCAACATGCAATGGAGTTTGACCTTTAGCATTTGTTTGGAGTAGCAGTGATGGACACTTGACAAGAATTTGTTCGATAAAATCTGATCTGGTACGGTACGATGGTTGACAAGTTAACATGGAGCACGTTGTCATGGTTTGGGGACTGGGGTCTTCGGCGACTCAAGTCCAGGCCTCTGGTAATTATTGAATTCTTCAATTTTGCCTGCTGCTGCAGCTTTGTACAAGGAAGCATCCATGTAAGTGATGTTCTCTGCATGCTTCTCAGGTTCACCGGAGGAAATAATAATGTCGTTTAACGATGCTCCCATATTTGTTGATCTATTGCACAGCTTCCTTCCTTGAAAACACCAATTAAGTAATTAGCTTGGAACATTCaaagataaaaggaaaaaaaacattacaaattaagaaaaattacagAATGCGCCTAGTCACCTAGTGGCTTATCAAGACAAgtgacacacacacacacacacacatatatatatataacttattgCTTAAAGACTTTAAAATAGCATAACAAAAGCGTGGCATGCATAATTCCTTTCTTGAACATAGCATAACAAAAGTGCCATACCATGCATAATTCATTCCTTTAACACTTCAACTTATACTTTATTCTATTTATACAAAAGAACGTTCTACTTACTTTATTATTGTTGTGTTTTCAACCAAAGTTAGTAAAATTCCTAAAtgtatgaaataataataattctattctaatatatctattttaatcacttaattggAGATAAATCAAGTAGGCTTGGATGACTCCAACTCTGTGGATTAAAAAGGAATAGACCTACAAAATATAGGAACATTGTAAGAGCATCAgagtttatattttgagatatttttcgatacttaaatcaaataataaaaatagggtTGTCGAAGTTCTTAAGGAAAATTATAGACGTATTCTATGGCTATCCTACTGACTTTAAGTCCAATGAGGATACTTTCCGAGATGCCTCTCACTTTTAGTATAATTGTTCCTTACTCATGATTGGCTTGTGTTGATGTCCATGGAATCCTATTCATTAAGTGGAATACATTAGTTGTTTACTCTCAAGCTGAGCAGTAAAGGTCGGAGAAGGGCAACCACTCATTCTTTTTAAGAGTTTGAAATCAACCCTACCTAACTCAccaaaattgtttgttttgttatttaaaaaataaaaaatatatatctttatttgaatttaattttaagatatataaatattaatataaaattttgtttatatacttgttatttttattagtaaaatcAATCGAGTAAGTTATAATGAGGATGGAAAACATAAACTCAAATTCAGCCCAAAATGAGACAAGCGAACTAGCTTATGCATACCTCTATATATGATGCaagtgaaaaattattatagaaacttatgaaaaataataagattttgAATGAATGGAACTTTTGTCTTAGGTTGAAGTCCCTGAagtttttctagattttttaaaaattatttttacagatTTTATATAGACTTACAAAATCACCATcataacaaatatttattatcatttttaaatgattttaagtaTTTTCTAATTGAGTTGATGTCCAATTAACTCATTTGatcaacttaataataaatagatagataTTTGGCTAAAgctcttttcaaatttttaataaaattatattgaacttataaatataatatatgtgtgtttaagGGTTAATTACACCAATCATCTTCAAATTtggattatttttattctaaattagCCCTAAAGTTTAAATCATTCTACTTACATCTCTAAACTATTAATGTTATATCAATTAGGTTCTTACATTACTAAAATCGTTAATTTAATCGTTAAATGATATGTCGAATCTTATATGacacaatttaaaatgaaaatgttaagaaaaattattataaaaatagatgtTTTATCATTcacttgttttttcttttcaattttacaatattctatttctttaaagttgttcattttaaatttttctgcATAAAATTTGGCagttaaattaacaattttaataacaaaatgaccttattaatatgtatgcaatgaaaatgaaacactaattttattttaatttagaaaaataaataacttgcaaatttcaaaaacaacaataacaaaagaGCTTAAAACAGCCAAAGATGAGATAGGATCAACCATTTATCATCACCCTAAATACAAATGAACCTTAATAGCCAACAAAAACACACAAATGAGCCCAAAATACAACAACGAATGCACAAGAACCGAAGCCCCACTGGTCTTCAAGTTGCCGACTCCACGCACCTGTGGTGGCCGGGAACTTGAAACAACAACCCCGGCGTTAGCAGCACGAAAAGAACCAACGCCACGATAATTGGACCCCAGTCCGACATCGTTTACGGTAAGGTTTGCAAGGGCAACTAGGCAACTATGATTTATTGGAGTATTTGAATCTATGGAGTTTTTTATATGCAAATGAAAGAGACGATAAAGTGAACGAGAGTGCGGGGCGGCGTTTAAGCGATTGGAATAACCTCATTCTTATGCCTACACTCTCTTAAGATTTCTTTTTGGATGGATTTTAAATCAGATTAATTCAAGTTTGATTTATTTGGATAAGtttaaatttcttgaattatttcgattttagattttttatatttgtttattagaTTTTTCAGGTTGAGTCACATAtcgagtttatgtttttttagtttattttttttaatgtttcaCAAATTGAATTGGtgattgaatcaattaaatcattatttctttGTTCAATTGATACGACACCCAattcataataattaaataaaagttaaaacttcATTTAAAATGAACTATGTTATTTATAGCATAGCATAACAAAAGCGCGATGGCATGCATAATTCATTCCTTGAACACTTTAGCTTTAGCTtgatactttattttatttaaaaaaataacattctaCCTACTGTAAGACTAAAACCTATAGATTTATAGAATTCTATCACACATAAACACTTTATAGAACATAGTAATGCCTAAATCAGATAAATAACTGTCGAGATTCTTTTAAGGAAAATGACAAAACAAACTGTTTGCTTTTAAGATTTATCTATTCTACACTTACCCTAATCACTTGAAGGATTAATTTAGGAATGATTGTCAAAAGTGTTTATGGGattcaatttttaaagtatttttagactaatttttatttgggaaaatatttttctctaaaaagaTAATTTGTTTAGgaatatttttgttcaataaatATGCTCTCCGAGATGCAGCAAGTGTAATactaataaaaacatattttagtCGTTAGATATTACTCatcattttttaaagattaaaaaattaatatttagtattaataattatatgtaattgattatttaaattatttttaaaaacatgtaaacatcaataaaattaacatctttggatttaataaaactttaaatcattctaattacatcttcaatttattaagattatatAAATTAGCTCTTTCCATTATTAAAATCGTTAATTTAATcgttaaatgttaaatgataCGCGGATTTtatgtgaaataatttaaaataaaaattttaagaaaattattttaaaaatagatgttTTGTCATTCACTTGTTTTGAGATTTCCAAAGTTTATATAGAAGTTTTATCATTTACtcgttttgttttcttttcaattttaatttatttttagttttcactttaaaaagtgtgcacaatattccatttctttaaagttgttcgttttaaatttatctacataaaatttgatagttaaactAACGATTTTAATAATGAAGAACCCTACTAATATAACACCcacaatttgaaaatgtaaatgaacattttaagatttaaacaccaaaataaaatgGAGATCATAATTTGAGATGCCGatggaatgaaaaatgaaatactaattttattttaatttaaaacagcCAAAGATGAGATAGGATCAACCATTTGTCATCAACCTAAATACAAATGAACCTTAATAGCCAACAAAAACACACAAATGAGCCCAAAATACAACAACGAATGTACGAGAATCGAAGCCCCACTGGTCTTAAAGTTGCCGAACTCCACGCACCTGTGGTGGCCGGGAACTTGAAACAACAACCCCGGCGTTAGCAGCACGAAAAGAACCAACGCCACGATAATTGGACCCCAGTCCGACATCGTTTTCCGGTAAGGTTTGCAAGGGCAACTAGGCAACTGTGATTTATTGATGGAGTATTTGAATCTATGGAGTTTTTTATATGCAAATGAAAGAGAAGATAAAGTGAAAGAGCGTGTGGGGCGGCGTTTAAGCGATGAAGGCATTTTGGATTCATTGCCACCGCCATTGGAATAACTTCATTCTCATGCCTACACTCTCTTAAGATTTCTTTTTGGATCacttttaaatagattaattgGGGTTTGATTTATTTGGATATGtttaaatttcttgaattatttCGGTTTtagattttgtgtatttgtttATTGGAATTTTTGGGTTGAGTCATATCTcgagtttatgtttttgtagGTTCCTTGTTTCAATGTTTCAAAAATTGGATTGGTGGTTGAATAATCAAACTATCTATTCTTGGTACAACATCCAGTCCAACAACAATTAAATAGaagttaaaaattcatttaaaataaatattaaaaaatttataaatcgGTTCAACACTTTGTTTTTTATCacggttttcaattttttatcgATTTTGAGCAATTCAATTTATTGTCTAGATTGATATACCAACCGATTTTCGATCTAACTAACTAATCCTGTTCGATTCCAACAACAACAACTTTGTTCGAGTCAGGTTCAAATTGCTTTGAGTATAAATGATTATAAATCCAAATCATTCTAATTTGAGTCATTTGTTAAACTTAGATTATGATCAAATCgaattaaattgggttttaatttaaattaatcaaattaagttCTCAAATTCGATTCAGAATTATCTTATCCGCTCATAACATATAAATCAGATGACAACCAAGTTTTGATATATGTGATGAtcatttttatcttaatttttcaattatatttccCCAAAATTATTCAATCAAAGTTTTAGTGATATCAGTAGGCACATGCAGATGGCAGAGAATATGTGATGTCCAAGTAAATATCACTTTCCATTTATTTAAGGGTCGGATTATTTGTTAAAtcgataattttgatttattcgggttttgaaaaaatagtAGTTTTCACCCATCCGatttaaataactatttttattttcaaaaataatatttttctgcaaatttaattataaaaatatatattaattttaataaaaatatttttatttaaataatcaaatgaGCTTTTTGAAGTTTGGACCTACCCAAATCAAACTCAAATGGACTTGAATAAAAGGCTTCAACAATTTGAAGGTAATACAGCCCAACCCGGCCCGCCCATAAGGATTCATGCATCCATTTCAGTAAGACTTAAGAGGGACTAAAATTAGAATTTgaccaaaattttaactaaattctattacaaataaataaacgaaatgatagatttgaaaaatatacattaattttggttcaatatgtaacatgaactttaattttcgtaattatatgcatgatattttgatttgatttagtttTTGCAAATCACCGacaatattatcaaaatagtcTCGCTTTTTATGTTATATCTATtcaacatgaaaataaattgatgcatttattttttgtaatgtGTACAATCAAATCATCTAATGTTTTTATGTATGATCTTGAACCAAAATTAAAGGTTCGTGTATCTAATTGCatcaaatcaaagtttatgtatcACATTGCATATTGAGTCAAAGTAGATGTGTATATTTGAAAATTGTACCATAAGTAAACAAAGAACATCTtcgttaaattctactattaatcCATGTATTGTGTGTAAGTTCTTGATTTGGTTcttaaactttaatttggtcattttagtcTTTATCCTTTTCGAGTTTTGAAATTCCAATCCtaatcaaatgataaaaataaattttatgatgttATTTCTAAAATCTCTTGcgacaaacatattatcaaatatataatgtattatCAACTTGCTATTTTAGCATATTACTAACAAAAAAGTCACCTAATGGATTTAATGTCTATCACTTGCGTCaagactgaaatttcaaaattcgaaaagtatagaaactaaaattGTTCAAAGTGGAGAACATGaactaaattcacaactttAGGCATAATACAAGACTTACgacaaaatttaatcaaacagATTTAACCATTATTATTTGAGTTGGAGTGTAATCAAGCCAAACCTGAATACCAGCAAACTTGAGCTTGATACTTGGCTCAAGTAGACCTTGAGCTTCATtaaactcatacatattcaaGCTCAAGCTCggtttaataatataataaggGCAATaacataatctaaaaatataaaaatattaaaagtgaaAAACTTATTAGTTGTTTAAGTCGAATATTACTAATATTTGAATTCAGCTCAAACTACTcgaatttaacttaataattatttaattgaattcaaaatttttcgaaTTAAACTCAAATAACTTGGGAGCACcgtaactaaaattttaatattcaaaaattaccCCATAAAAACTAAAGTCCAATTTTGCTAGCAGAATTTGAGTTGTCTCGAAGTCCACCGCTACAAGCCACCCGATGAAATCAGCCAGAGATAAGCTCGCAATAAATGCCAAGTGAACCCATCTCTTTCTCTTTGTGGGGCAATATGCTTTTCAATCCAAAAAGCAAATTATTAATCAAccacatcttttcaattttaatcctccaaaattcattttcaatcttTCAATTATTCGAAATGGAATCGATTCAAGATATCGAGACGATCAATCAAGCAATCCATAAACtcattgaagaaaaaagaatcaaGAGTACATCATCTGATGTTAAGCTCTCTCAagatgttgatgatgatgaacaAGTCCTCTCCAGATTACTTTCTCAGGTACCAAACAAGTTtacttttacaaaaattttcctGGGAAA
The sequence above is a segment of the Gossypium raimondii isolate GPD5lz chromosome 4, ASM2569854v1, whole genome shotgun sequence genome. Coding sequences within it:
- the LOC105779354 gene encoding uncharacterized protein LOC105779354, giving the protein MPSSLKRRPTRSFTLSSLSFAYKKLHRFKYSINKSQLPSCPCKPYRKTMSDWGPIIVALVLFVLLTPGLLFQVPGHHRCVEFGNFKTSGASILVHSLLYFGLICVFLLAIKVHLYLG